Proteins encoded in a region of the Zea mays cultivar B73 chromosome 2, Zm-B73-REFERENCE-NAM-5.0, whole genome shotgun sequence genome:
- the LOC100280445 gene encoding indole-3-acetic acid amido synthetase, whose protein sequence is MAVMAEVVSTTGAALRSPATQQPAAAGAAKGTDAEKLQFIEDMTSNVDAVQERVLGEILARNADTEYLSSRCGLAGATDRATFRAKVPMATYEDLQPYIRRIADGDRSPILSGHPVSEFLTSSGTSGGERKLMPTIEDELNRRQLLYSLQMPVMNLYVPGMDKGKALHFLFVKSETKTPGGLAARPVLTSYYKSNHFRNRPFDAYNNYTSPTAAILCADAFQSMYAQMVCGLCQRQDVLRVGAVFASGLLRAIRFLQLNWEQLAEDIEAGSLTPRVTDPSVREAVAGILRPDPAVAELVRSECSGGDWAGIVTRIWPNTKYLDVIVTGAMAQYIPTLKHYSGGLPMACTMYASSECYFGLNLRPMCDPSEVSYTLMPNMCYFEFLPMGGAVDASQLVDLGRVERGREYELVITTYAGLNRYRVGDVLQVTGFHNSAPQFRFVRRKNVLLSIESDKTDEAELQRAVERASALLRPHGAAVVEYTSQAYTKSIPGHYVVYWELLQAKGGAAVDGETLEGCCLEMEEALNAVYRQSRVADGSIGPLEIRVVRPGTFEELMDYAISRGASINQYKVPRCVTFPPIIELLDSRVVSSHLSPALPHWTAGQRSGSGSGSD, encoded by the exons ATGGCGGTGATGGCCGAAGTAGTGTCGACCACCGGCGCGGCGCTCCGGAGCCCGGCCACGCAGCagccggcggcggcgggcgcggcgAAGGGCACCGACGCTGAGAAGCTCCAGTTCATCGAGGACATGACCTCCAACGTGGACGCCGTGCAGGAGCGCGTGCTGGGGGAGATCCTCGCCCGCAACGCGGACACCGAGTACCTCTCCAGCAGGTGCGGCCTCGCCGGCGCTACGGACCGCGCCACCTTCCGCGCCAAGGTGCCGATGGCGACGTACGAGGACCTGCAGCCGTACATCCGGCGCATCGCCGACGGCGACCGCTCGCCCATCCTGTCGGGGCACCCGGTCTCCGAGTTCCTCACCAGCTCCGGCACGTCCGGCGGCGAGCGGAAGCTCATGCCCACCATCGAGGACGAGCTCAACCGCCGCCAGCTGCTGTACAGCCTCCAGATGCCCGTCATGAACCT GTACGTGCCTGGGATGGACAAGGGGAAAGCTCTCCATTTCCTGTTCGTCAAGTCGGAGACCAAGACACCGGGCGGCCTCGCGGCGAGGCCCGTCCTCACGAGCTACTACAAGAGCAACCACTTCAGGAACCGCCCGTTCGACGCGTACAACAACTACACGAGCCCCACGGCGGCCATCCTCTGCGCGGACGCGTTCCAGAGCATGTACGCGCAGATGGTGTGCGGGCTGTGCCAGCGGCAGGACGTGCTGCGCGTGGGCGCCGTGTTCGCGTCGGGCCTCCTCCGCGCCATCCGCTTCCTCCAGCTCAACTGGGAGCAGCTGGCGGAGGACATCGAGGCCGGCTCGCTGACCCCGCGCGTGACCGACCCGTCGGTGCGCGAGGCGGTCGCCGGCATCCTCCGCCCTGACCCCGCGGTCGCCGAGCTGGTCCGCTCCGAGTGCTCCGGGGGCGACTGGGCGGGCATCGTCACCCGCATTTGGCCCAACACCAAGTACCTGGACGTGATCGTCACCGGCGCCATGGCGCAGTACATCCCGACGCTCAAGCACTACAGCGGCGGGCTCCCGATGGCGTGCACCATGTACGCGTCCTCGGAGTGCTACTTCGGGCTGAACCTCCGGCCCATGTGCGACCCGTCGGAGGTGTCCTACACCCTGATGCCCAACATGTGCTACTTCGAGTTCCTGCCGATGGGCGGCGCCGTCGACGCGAGCCAGCTGGTGGACCTCGGCCGCGTGGAGCGCGGGCGCGAGTACGAGCTGGTGATCACCACGTACGCGGGGCTGAACCGGTACCGCGTCGGCGACGTGCTCCAGGTGACCGGCTTCCACAACTCGGCGCCGCAGTTCCGGTTCGTGCGCCGCAAGAACGTGCTGCTGTCCATCGAGTCGGACAAGACGGACGAGGCCGAGCTGCAGCGCGCCGTGGAGCGCGCGTCCGCGCTGCTCCGCCCGCACGGCGCCGCCGTGGTGGAGTACACCAGCCAGGCCTACACCAAGAGCATCCCGGGCCACTACGTCGTCTACTGGGAGCTCCTGCAGGCCAAGGGGGGCGCCGCGGTGGACGGGGAGACGCTGGAAGGGTGCTGCCTCGAGATGGAGGAGGCGCTGAACGCGGTGTACAGGCAGAGCCGCGTGGCCGACGGCTCCATCGGCCCGCTGGAGATCCGGGTGGTCCGGCCGGGCACCTTCGAGGAGCTCATGGACTACGCCATCTCCCGCGGCGCGTCGATCAACCAGTACAAGGTGCCCCGGTGCGTGACGTTCCCGCCCATCATCGAGCTCCTGGACTCCCGCGTCGTGTCCAGCCACTTGAGCCCCGCGCTGCCGCACTGGACCGCCGGCCAgcgctccggctccggctccggctccgacTAG